Below is a genomic region from Triticum dicoccoides isolate Atlit2015 ecotype Zavitan chromosome 5A, WEW_v2.0, whole genome shotgun sequence.
gtagaggcatactagggacactctgtttgtctatgtattcacacatgtactaagtttccagttaatataattctaggatgaataataaacatttatcatgatgtaaggaaatataaataacaactttattattgcctctagggcatatttccttcacccaacAACATAGAGCACTTGTTTGAAGTCCCTTGAGATGGTCTCCACGTGTTGTGCATAACCCTGAGCCTCTGGTTATGGCCAACTacaacatggaggaacatggcCACTTGCTCTTCCATACTGGTGTGGATGCTCTCTTGTAGCAAGCCCCTGGTCCTGAAGGTCTGGACAAGTCTGGTGAATGGTGCTCTTTTCATTTGAAGCATCCACAGGGCCTCTATGTCCTTGCAATTGTAGATGTAGTTCGGATTGGCGATCCTCTCCTGCTCCCGCATAAGCATTGGAGCATAACTGATGACATGTCTCTCACCATGATGAATAGCTCTCATGTGCATGAACATGAGTCATGCCTGAATCACAGCTATCAGTGTGTTGTTGCCTGAACTACCAGACTCATCCATGCATCCATAACCTAGTCGACATCGAGGGTCCATTGAGCAATGGGGAAAACGATCCTAACAACCAACCTAACATAGGGGAGAGGGGGGCATTTCTTACCGGCATCGGAGACGAGGACGACGAAGGGGGGCATGGCTGATTCAAGGGCGACTCAGCGATGGCCAACGGGAAGGGGAGCACCAACTCCTACTGTCAGATAGTGTTGTTGCCGCGTCCACCACCTTCGTCGCCGCTTTGCGCAGATATgagttgccgccgccgccgatggTGAGGCTAGAGGAAGTGGTTGTCCTAGAGGTAGTGGTGACCGAGTAAATGGGGGGTGAGGCTAGATTTGGCGCCATGTCGCCGCTCCCGATTTCCATATCCTGCCATCCCCACTCTCTTTCGGGCTGCACCCTCGTGTGCGAGCTTGCGCCACACTAAGCCCGACTCGCTGGAAATTGCTGATTCGAGGGTTTTCCAGTGAGCCAGGCTCTAGGCTGCTTTAAGGTTCATGCTGATGCGAGCTAGCCCACCACGTATGCAATCAAACACACTTTTCTTGGCCCAACGCGGCCTAGTTGGGCCTAAtgtgggcaaccaaacacgcccatgTAGTTTTGATAAACTATGTATGCTTACAgtggcatgttgtatttgtggtgaaTTATTTTGTTAATGGGACCCCCTGACTCAACATCCTGACTACGCCACTGCGCATTGGAGATGCCTAAGGTTGTCACGCCTAACTTAATGGATGCTATAaaatcttaggcatgtgtttggttcattgccacaTTTATGGCTTGCCACGCTTTTTCtaactacatggtccacatgtcataggctcAGTTTTTTgtgaaatcttgccacacttgtgataGCCATTTTGGAGATGTTAGGTTCTAGGCCTTGCAGTGCCACACTTTGCTACACATTCTTGGCAAACTTGACTAAGGTTAGTTCAATAAAATGGCAGTCACAAATTGGCAAGTCTAAGGGAATTTTTCTGCACTTTTTGAGGTATGTGATGTGGGATCCTATTCTGGCAAAAAAAAACTTGACTAAGGTGAGGCTTGAACCAAACATCTTTCTAAGTTGGTCAAATTTGTCTAACCTTAGGCGTGACAACCTAGGACAATCTTAGTCACAAACTAAACAGTCCCTTTGTTCGCCACACCTTTTGTGGCAGCCATAGTTTGTCAAAATAAGTCATGAACCAATAATCAACTGTTCACCCTCGGGTGCAGAGACCACCCAACTGGAAGAGATACTCTTTATCTTTAATAATCTAAAACTTATTGTGTATAATAAGATATAACTCTCTTTATCTTAGTATTGTACGAAGCTgaactggagagagagagagagagagagagagagagagagagagagagaggttttgAGTTTGACATAAGAGCCATATCAAAATTAAGAAACAATATCTCTATTATTCCTCATTACTGGACTTTCATATCAGCATTTTGACCAGACGGTATGTTCATAAATCTGGAGTCACTGCTTTGAGAGTACTTCTCCGGAGTCCGCTTTCTCTTGACGAAAGTGAGCACAAATACACAATATTTGCATTTGCATCCATCTTGAATGGACAAGTGGAGTAGTCGAGAAATAGAGACCTAACTCTTGCTTATTCTTGCGAAACACATTACACGATGTTTCAGGCCAAATGCAGAATCAATGTCACGATAATGGGATCATTCTCATTCCTGGATAGGCGGCATTCGGTAGATGAATGGAAGCCGGCATGGTTCGTCATCTGAAACCCCAAGAAGCCCTGCTTTTTTATAGGATTCGATACTATCCGCGAGTGTCTCCTCCAACTTCCTTGGTTTCCACCCTAAATTCTTCAGCTTTTCCGAAGTGACTCCAACGTTAAAATCCACATCAACCATCCTGCCAACCCAAAATTTCGTAATGAAAATCCTTTGTATATGATAAGCAAGCTATGACATGGTGTTGATAGTCTTGATGCTATGACACTTACTTGTCTACATAAGTGTAGCTAGGGTACATGTTCTTCATGATTGCCAGCAAATCCTTTAGGTCCATTTGGTCCAGTGAGCATATGTATCTCTCAGATGGCCCTGCCTTGTTGTACAACAGGAGCAATGCGTCGGCGATATCACGAACGTCTACTATGGGAAAGAACTTGTTGTTCATCGTGTCGGGGCCTCCTGCGATCGGACATATGATGGAATTACATTAGGCACAAGGATGTGTATTTTAAAAGGTCATGCTCTGAACTTCATTAAAACCGAGGCTGTCTTAATACACTTTTAATATAAAAGCCGAGGAACTCCTCCGGCGTCATTTTTTGTTCTGAACTTCATTGCTCTGCTGTACTTCGACAACAGGAGCACAACGGAAGGAAAACAACCGGCTTTGGTTTCCAATAGTATAGTACTAACCATATGTGatgtgcaatgcacaaaatgattatGTATCCTTGTGATGCATGAGCTGAGGAGTGGAACCTTTTATCATGTAGACGAGGACCTTGCTGCTGGTGTTGACCGCCACATGCTGCAACAGAGGGCCAAAAACCAGACCAGGGCAAAATGTGACGACGTGCAGCCCGTTCTTCTCTCCGTATTCCAGGGCCATCTCCTCGGCTTCAGTCTTTGCAAGAGAATACCAGTTCTGCCAACACAAACATGAATAATAACACTTACCCCTGACAAGAACTCGGTAAAACTGAAGATGTTACTCTCTTAAGATTTTGGTGGCAGATTTTAATCTCCTGGGGCATGCACTTGGTGCATTTACTAATTCACCATCATTGATTAATTGCTGAGCGCTGACCTCAGTCTGTCTGCAAAACTCCTTGTCTGACCAGCAGGTCTCATCTTTGATTTTATCTCGAGGCCAATCCGGGTTGAAGCAATTAGTGGCGATGGACGAGACCACGATGAGTTTATGAACTTGCATAGCTGAGCAAGCCTTGAGCACATTCATGGTGCCCTTGACAGCAGGTTCCATCATCTCTTTCTGCACAATTTTTCAAGTTTATTATCAGTAATAACAGCAGGAAGGAGTTATCTCTAGAAGCACAGAGTTTTCTGAATGAagattttattcatttttttattGAAAAGAATCAGCTCTGAGAAGAAAAGCATCTTGACATCAGTGACCAGTGGCACTCGCAGTCAAACTCTGAGCTCATCCAAAACACATTCCTCTTCTCTTGCACTTCTTCGATTCCATCCCAAACTAACAGTCAGTATTTTTTTCAGGTCTAGCTTGAATAATACTAACAGTTACTATTTTTTTTCAGATATAGCTTGAATAAATTTGGAATAGTTGCAGTTAAGCGAATTTGCACTTGCCTGTGGATCAACCATCTTTTGGTCGGGCACTGGAGTGGCGACATGGAACACGCCCTCGCAGCCGGCGAACGCGGCCGCCACCGTCTCGTAGTCGAGCATGTCCGCCTTGAACAGCCGCAGATTCGCCGGGGCTCCGTCCAGCTGCGTCAGGAACGCGTTCTTCGGATCACCTGCAAGAGAAACCATGCATCGACCCGGAAGATTAACAAGATGCAGAAATTGAGCAGTGTCGTCAGGGGTGGCTGCGTACGTGGGTCGCGGACGGTGGCGTGGACGGCGTAGCCGCGGGAGAGGAGCAGCTTGACGAGCCACGAGCCTATGAACCCGTTGCCGCCGGTGACGCacacgcggggcggcggcggggacgacgTCGCCATCTCCTGTTGTTGTTCAGAGTTCAGAGTTCAGAGAAGGTGAGAGGACGCGAGAGTTTTCGTTATCGTTTCTCACGGGACAAACGGGCCCCGCCTTTCTTGACTCTCTGTCTCTCGCCACAAGCGGCTCGTGTGGATGGCTTCACGCGCACTAACAAAGTGGGGGGCAACGCCGCTGACAAAGATTTCCGATGACATTTCCGGTGTAGGCATATTATAGTTAAAAAAATCGAACCGGTGAGCCCATTGGTTCTGGTTTTAACAGGTCGGACCACCGGTTCACTGGTTCAACGGTTGGTTGAGACAAAAAAACATGTACAAAAATAGGAATAAATATAGATTTTTTTTGAGAAACAGGAATAAATATAGATGTTCCATCATTTGACAGAAACTTGCACTTGGCTAGATGGTCTTTGGGCCGAGCATAATTCTATGGCCTGCTTCTTGGGTGACTTGATTTCGATTCCCATCTGGAGTGAAGacagagagagatcgaacacacaAATCGTATTGCCTCTGGGGCAGTTCATATAGAGTTACAGGGAGAGCACGAACCCACGATGGTGATCGTGGGCTGGCCGCGAGAGGGGGCGTGGGGACGTGCGTATTACAGGGAAAACTATACACACGTACTCCAGCTATACATACACAACATTGTANNNNNNNNNNNNNNNNNNNNNNNNNNNNNNNNNNNNNNNNNNNNNNNNNNNNNNNNNNNNNNNNNNNNNNNNNNNNNNNNNNNNNNNNNNNNNNNNNNNNNNNNNNNNNNNNNNNNNNNNNNNNNNNNNNNNNNNNNNNNNNNNNNNNNNNNNNNNNNNNNNNNNNNNNNNNNNNNNNNNNNNNNNNNNNNNNNNNNNNNNNNNNNNNNNNNNNNNNNNNNNNNNNNNNNNNNNNNNNNNNNNNNNNNNNNNNNNNNNNNNNNNNNNNNNNNNNNNNNNNNNNNNNNNNNNNNNNNNNNNNNGCGTCGTTGGAGGAGACACAAAGACTGGAGCGAAACTCGGTGAAGACATCGGTGGGCAGCCCTTTCGTCATCACGTCCGCAAACTGCTGGCGAGTCGGAATGTGCATGACGCGGAACTCGCCGAGGGCCACGCGTTCACGGACGAAATGGATGTCCAACTCGATGTGCTTGGTGCACCGATGGTGAACGGGGTTGCTGGAGAGATACACTGCCGAGATGTTGTCGCAGTAGACCAGCGTCGCCGTGGTCACCGTGCACCGGAGCTCACCAAGCGGTTGACGAAGCCAGACGCATTCCGCGACGGCGTTGGCGACGACTCGGTATTCCGCCTCTGCACTGGAACCCGAGACAGTGGCCTGTCGCTTCGCGGACCAGGAGACGAGAGCATCACCCAGGAACACGCAGAACCCTGACGTGGGGCGGCGCGTGTCGGGGCAGCCGACCCAGTCAGCGTCGGTGTAGGCGTGGAGCTCGAGAGTCGAGGAAGCCCGAAGATGAAGACCAAGGTCGGCCGTGCCATGCACATACCGGAGCGCGCGTTTGAGCAGAGCGTGGTGACACTCCCGCGGATCATGCATGTGGAGGCAGATCTGCTGGACCGCGTACGCGAGCTCAGGGCGCGTGATCGTCAGGTATTGCAAGGCCCCGACCAGACTGCggtaggcggaggcggaggcgacgCGCGGCCCGGTGGCAGCGGAGAGCTTGGCCTTGGTGTCCACGGGTGTAGGCGCATCCTTGCAGTTGTCCATGCCAGCATGCTTGAGGATGTCCTCGGCATACTGGGCTTGTGAGAGGAAGAAGCCGGACGCCGAGCGGGTCACCTGAATGCCCAGGAAGAAGTGGAGCGGGCCCAAGTCTTTCATGGCAAACACGCTTGTGAGGTTGGTGATGATGCGGCGAAGGAGGGCGGCCGACGAGGCAGTGaggatgatatcatccacatatagtagGAGGTAGGTGGCGTCCGCGCCGCGCGAGAAGGTGAAGAAGGAGGTGTCGGAGCGCGTGGCGGCGAAGTCGATGGAGGTGAGGAAGCTGGCGAACCGAAAAAACCAGGCGCGCGGCGCTTGCTTAAGCCCATAAAGGGATTTGGCAAGGCGGCACACATGGTCAGGCTTGTCGGCGTCCACAAAGCTGGCGGGTTGTAGACAGAACACCTCCTCCTGAAGTGTACCATGCAAGAATGCATTCTTCACGTCCAGTTGATGCACTGGCCAGGAGCGCGACGCAGCGAGAGTGAGCACAGTGCGAATGGTGGCAGGCTTCACCACGGGTGAGAAAGTTTCCCCGTAGTCGACACCGGCGCGCTGGTTGAAGCCGCGGACAACCCAACGGGCCTTGTAGCACTCGAGGGAGCCATCGCGGCGTGTTTTGTGCCGGAAAACCCATTTTCCGATGATGATATTGGCGCGTGGCGGACGGGGGACGAGCTCCCAAGTGCAGTTGCTGATGAGCGTTGTGAACTCCTCCTGCATGGCGGAAACCCAGTTGGGGTCTCGGAGTGCATCACGGACGGAGCGAGGCAGCGGGGAGGCGTCTGGTGGTGGAGAGACAATGGCAACGCAGACGTAGTCGTTGGCGTAGCGCTGGCTGGGGCGATGGATGCCAGCACGCGCGCGGGTGAGCATGCACGCGGGAGCGGCGGGCGGCGAGGGCGTAGACGAGGAAGATGAAGGAGAGCCCGCGGACGGCTGCGCTTGAACGCTCAGTGGACGGAGGAGGTGAGCAAGGCAGGGCCATGCGATCCCAATCTAGCGGATGTGCTTGAACCCGACGGATGCGCGCCAGAGGAGAGCGCAGACGGACCGTCCGTGAAGGATCTAGCGGCTGTGCTTGAATCTGACGGAGGCACGCCAGATCCGCCCGAGGGAGACCCAGTGGCTCGCAGGGCAGTGATCGGAGAAGCAGCAGGCGCAGGGCTGGATGGCAGCGCGCCAGCGGGCACCTTAATAGGGGCAGGGATGTAGCGCGGCGGCGCCGGAGCCCTGCAATCCGTGGGTTGAACAGTGCGCCAGTCATGTGGGTTGTTGCGCCGGAGTCCAAATACCAGTCCGAGGTACCAGAGGATGACGAAGCAGATGTCGCGTCCTGCAGAGCAGCCTGTAGAGCCTCCATGTCCCAGGGCCACCATTGCGGTGGCGGAGGCGCAGAGCTGGAGCTCGCGCCAGGCAAACCATAGACGAACTCAGGGGGCGGCCATAGGCCCCGTAGCCGAAGGGAGGCGGAGCAGGTGCAGTTGGCCCGACGAAGTAGGCCTGCTGGTGAGGTATGCCAGGATGGGGCCCGAGCACACCAGCGCCGGGAGCACGCCAGGGCATGGGCTATGCTTGCACCATGCCCGTCCAGGAGTTGGTGCCAGGAGCGTGGCTCGGGAGGACTGGTGCGCCAGGAGCACCAGCCGTCAGGGTCGTGGACGAGGAGGCACCCGGGCTGCCACACCCGCGGCGACGACCGCGCCCGTGCCCACGACCACCGCCAGAGTCGGAGGCGGGAGACGCAGGAGGCGGAGCGGTTGGGGTCAGGACAACCATAGATCGGGCAACAACAAGGGCGTGTGTCGACTAGATCCGGGCGAACTGCTCCGcgcggtgtgatacgtctccaacgtatctgtaatttttgattgctccatgctatattatctactgttttggacattattaggctttattatccacttttatattatttttgggactaacctattaaccggaggcccagcctagaattgctgtttttttgcctgttttagggtttcgaagaaaaggaatatcaaacggagtccaaacggaatgaaaccttcgggaacgtgattttctcaacgaacaagacccatgagacttggaccctacgtcaagacacaaaagaggaggccacgaggtaggggggcgcgcctaccccccaggcgcgccctccaccctcgtgggccccctgttgctccaccgacgtactccttcctcctatatatacctacgtgcccccaaacgattagatacggagctaaaaccctaattccatcgctgtaactttctgtatccacgagatcccatcttgaggcctgttccggagctccgccggagggggcatcgatcacggagggcttctacatcaacaccatagcccctccgatgaagtgtgagtagttcacctcagacctacgggtccatagttagtagctagatggcttcttctctctttttagatctcaatacaatgttctccccctctcttgtggagaactatccgatgtaatcttctttttgcggtgtgtttgttgagatcgatgaattgtgggtttatgatcaggtctatctacaaacaatatttgaatcttctctgaattcttttatgtatgattggttatctttgcaaatctcttcaaattattagtttggtttggcctactagattgttctttcttgcaatgggagaagtgcttagctttgggttcaatcttgcggtgtcctttcccagtgatagtaggggcagcaaggcacgtattgtattgttgccatcgaggataacaagatggggttttcatcatattgcatgagtttatccctctacatcatgtcatcttgcttaaggcgttactctattttcattaacttaatactctagatgcatgctggatagcggtcgatgagtggagtaatagtagtagatgcaggcaggagtcggtctacttgtctcgaacgtgatgcctatatacatgatcatacttagatattctcataactatgctcaattctgtcaattgctcaacagtaatttgttcacccaccgtagaataattatgctctcgagagaagccactagtgaaacctatggcccctgggtctatctccatcatattaatctctcaatacttagttatttcctttgcttttactttgcttttattttactttgcatctttatcacaaaaataccaaaaatattatcttatcatatctatcagatctcactcttgtaagtggccgtgtagggattgacaaccccttatcgcgttggttgcgaggatttatttgttttgtgcaggtacgagggactagcgcatagcctcctactggattgataccttggttctcaaaaactgagggaaatacttacgctactttgctgcatcattccttcctctttggggaaaaccaacgcagtgctcaagaggtagcaagaaggatttctggcgccgttgccggggaggtctacgcaaaagtcaatataccaagtacccatcacatacccttatctccctgataacccacaagtataggggatcgcaacagttttcgagggtagagtattcaacccaaatttattgattcgacacaaggggagccaaagaatattctcaagtattagcagctgagttgtcaattcaaccacacctggaaacttaatatctgtagcaaagtgtttagtaacaaagtaatatgatagtagtgataacggtagcaaaaggtaacagtaaaagtaaataagcgaagaacaatatatggaaagcttgtaggcaatggatcagtgatgaagaattatgccggatgcggttcatcatgtaacaatcataacctagggtgacacagaactagctccagttcattgatataatgtaggcatgtattccgaacatagtcatacgtgcttatggaaaagaacttgcatgacatcttttgtcctaccctcccgtggcagcggggtccttatgaaaactaagggatattaaggtctccttttaatagagaaccggaacaaagcattaacacatagtgaatacatgaactcctcaaactacgatcatcaccggtaagtatcccgattattgtcacttcggggttaacggatcataacacataataggtgactatagacttgcaggataggatcaagaacactcatatattgatgaaaacataataggttcagatctgaaatcatggcactcgaaccctagtgacaagcattaagcatagcaaagtcatagcaatatcaatctcagaacatagtggacactagggatcaaaccctaacaaaactaactcgattacatgatagatcccatccagcccatcgccgtccagcaagcctacgatggaattgctcacgcacggcggtgagcatcatgaaattggtgatggaggatggttgatgatgacgatggcgacagattcccctctccggagccccgaacggactctagatcagccctcccgggaggttttagggcttggcggtggctccgtatcgtaaaacatgatgattttttctctctgattttttttctcccagaaactcaatatatggaggtggagttggagtcggagaggcaacagggggcccacgaggtagggggcgcgttcCCCagactcgtggcaaggtggtgggccccctggccttcatctttggcaggtatttttcttattttctaaaaagtgtctccgtgaagtttcaggtcattccgagaacgtttgctcctgcatataaataacaccatgataattctgctgaaaatacgtcagtccgggttagttccattcaaatcatgcaagttagagtccaaaacaagggcaaaagtgtttggaaaagtagatacgttggagacgtatcaactcccccaagcttaaaccattgcttgtcctcaagcaattcagttgacaaactgaaagtgataaagaaaaacttttacaaactctatttgctcttattgttgtaaatatgtaaagccagcattcaagttttcagcaaagattataactaaccagatttgcaataacgcatatgtctcaagtttactcatatcaatagcaaaatcaactagcgagccataataataaatctcggatgacaacactttctcaaaacaatcataatatgatataacaagatggtatctcgctagccctttctgagaccgcaaaacataaatatagagcacctttaaagaccaaggactgactagacattgtaattcatggtaaaagagatccagtcaagtcatactcaatgtaaactaacagtaatgaatgcaaatgacagcggtgctctccaactggtgctttttcaataagaggatgatgactcaacataaaagtaaatagataggcccttcgcagagggaagcagggatttgtagaggtgccagagctcggttttgaaacagaggtgaataatattttgagcggtatactttcattgtcaacataacaaccaagagatggcgatatcttccatgctacacacattataggcggttcccaaacagaatggtaaagtttatactccatcttccaccaacaagcatcaatccatggctttctcgaaacaacgagtgcctccaactaacaagagtcctagggggagttttgtttgcaattattttgatttagtttgcataaatcatgggactggacatcccggtgaccagccatttatttcatgagtgaggagaggagtccactcctcttgagaataacccgcctaacatggaagatacaaacaaccctagttgatacatgagctattcgagcatacaaaacaggatatttatttgaaggtttagagtttggcacatacaaatttacttggaacggcaggtagataccgtatacaggtaggtatagtggactcatgtggaataactttggggtttaagggattggatgcacaagcagtattcccgcttagtacaggtgaaggctagcaaaagactgggaagcgaccagctagagagcgacaacagtcatgaacatgcattaaaattaatcaacaccaaatgcaagcatgagtaggatataatccaccatgaacataaatatcgtgaaggctatgttgattttgtttcaactacatgcgtgaacatgtgccaagtcaagtcacttaaatcattcagaggaggataccaccccatcataccacatcataaccattttaatagcatgttggcacgcaaggtaaaccattataactcatagctaatcaagcatggcataagaaactatgatctctagttgtcattgcaaacatgtttattcataataggctgaatcaggaatgatgaactaatcatatttacaaaaacaaaagaggtcgagttcataccagcttttcttatctcagtcagtccatcatatttcatcataattgcccttcacttgcacgaccgaatagtgtgaataataataatactgcacgtgcattggactaagctggaatctgcaagcattcaataaataggagaagacaaggcaacatgggctcttttgtcagataaacaataatgcatataagagtcacttcaacaatttaattatggtcttctcctatcgacccccaaagaaaagaaaagaaataaaactatttacatgggaaagctccccacaagcaaaagaagaacatgaaatctttttggattttctttttaattactactgcaagcatggaaagtaaactaattaaaagctacaactaatttttttggggggtttcttaaggtttattaaacacacaagaaaaaagcataaaaaggaaaataaactagcatggatgatacaatgaaaaagtatgagcaccgacatctagcaatgagtatgcgagcataaatgtaatgtcggtgggaaatacgtactcccccaagcttaggcttttggcctaagttggtctatggccacggctggcctggcggatatccataataatagctggggtcgtactgtgatgtagCAGCTATTGCCtactgagctgcagcatggcgacgagcggcctcctctctcctctcgtactcatctgcctcctctctggtaataatatatcctcctcttgcttgataatcaaagaaggcaggagcagggagagtaatgcgGACAGCACAActtctgtcaaagattagttggtactggagaggtgattcattcctctcaacaaactggtggtgaaccatagcattaaaatctagataagcatgtggtaattcaatatcatctttgcgtatatctataccaagaaaattagttatgcgggttgcataaattccaccaaagaaatctccattatgtctattaagatgcaacctacgtgcaacaatggctcccaaattatatgatttgtctcctaacacagcactcctaagagtaCTGAGGTCggtgacacacatgtgacatgcctcatccttaccattgatgcatctatctatgaagagagcaaaataatgtatagcagaaaagtgaatgctccctatggtagcatgtgtaatatctctagattctcccacagttatgttggcaagaaaatctctaaattcagatttgcgaggatcccttatactaccccattgtggaagtttgcatgcagtggtaaaatcctcgaaGTCCATAGTGTCGTGGCTCTAAgcttgacagtagagtggggggtaggtatggagaggcaaggtcctagctatggagaggttgtaaacacaagagatgta
It encodes:
- the LOC119302071 gene encoding cinnamoyl-CoA reductase 2-like, translated to MATSSPPPPRVCVTGGNGFIGSWLVKLLLSRGYAVHATVRDPRDPKNAFLTQLDGAPANLRLFKADMLDYETVAAAFAGCEGVFHVATPVPDQKMVDPQKEMMEPAVKGTMNVLKACSAMQVHKLIVVSSIATNCFNPDWPRDKIKDETCWSDKEFCRQTENWYSLAKTEAEEMALEYGEKNGLHVVTFCPGLVFGPLLQHVAVNTSSKVLVYMIKGGPDTMNNKFFPIVDVRDIADALLLLYNKAGPSERYICSLDQMDLKDLLAIMKNMYPSYTYVDKMVDVDFNVGVTSEKLKNLGWKPRKLEETLADSIESYKKAGLLGVSDDEPCRLPFIYRMPPIQE